The Roseomonas haemaphysalidis genome segment GAGATGATGATGTCCTTGGCGCGGTCGCGCACCTGCATGGAGCCGTCCGGGTGCTTCACGCCCAGGTCGCCGGTGCGGAACCAGCCGCCGGAAAAGGCCTTGGCGGTGGCGGGCAGGTCCTTCAGGTAGCCCTTGGCGACCATGTTGCCGCGCATCACCACCTCGCCCATCGTGGTGCCGTCGGCTGGCACGGGGGTGTCGCCGGGGCCGAACACGTCCAGTGCTTCCAGCGTCACGTAGCGCTGGCCCTGGCGGGCCATCAGCGCGGCGCGGGCGGGGCCGTCCAGGGCGTCGTCCTCGGGCTTCCATTCATTGACCACGGCGGGGCCGTAGCATTCGGTCAGCCCGTAGATGTGCACCACCTGCACGCCGGCCTCGGCCGCCTTGGCCAGCACCGCCTCGGGCGGCGGGGCGCCGGCCACCATGAAGCGCAGCGGGGCGGCCAGCGCCGGGCGGCCTGGCATGTCCAGCAGGGTGGCGAGCACGATGGGCGCGCCGCACATGTGGGTCACGCGGTGGGCGGCGATGGCTTCCCACATGGCGGGGCCGCGCACCGCCCGCAGGCAGACATGCGTGCCCGACAGCGCGGCCACCACCCAGGGAAAGCACCAGCCGTTGCAATGGAACATCGGCAGCGTCCACAGGTAGGTCGGCGGGCCGGCCATCTGGCAGGCCAGGATGTCGCCGATCGCCGAGAGATGCGCGCCGCGGTGGTGGTACACCACGCCCTTGGGCCGCCCGGTGGTGCCGGAAGTGTAGTTCAGCGCGATGGCGTCCCACTCGTCCGCCGGCAGCGGCCAGGCGAAGTCGGCGTCGCCGGACGCCAGCAGCGCCTCGTAGTCCTCGCCGCCCAGCGTGTGGGGGAAGGGCGCCTCGGGGTCGTCCACCTCGATCACCGGCGGCCTGACGGTGCAAAGCGCGAGGGCCGCGCCCAGCAGCGGCGCCAGCTCGCGGTCCACGATCACCAGCTTGGCTTCGCCGTGGTCGAGGATGTAGGCGATGGTCTCGGCATCCAGCCGCGTGTTGATGGCGCCGAGCACCGCGCCCGACATCGGCACGCCGGTGTGGCATTCCACCATGGCCGGCGTGTTGGGCAGCAGCACCGCCACCGTGTCCCCCCGCCCGATGCCGCGCCGGGCCAGCGCCGAGGCCAGCCGCACGCAGCGGTCCCGGTGCTCGCGCCAGGTGAAGCGCTGCGCGCCGTGGATCACCGCCACGCGGTCCGGAAAGGCCGCCGCGCTGCGCTCGGTGAACAGGGTGGGGGTCAGCGGCACGTGGTTGGCCGGCATGCGGGGCAAGGCGTCGAAGTCCCGGGCGGCCATCAGCGCTGCCCTTGGTCAGGATGCGGCATGCTTGTCGTTCTCCCTTGTGGTCCCGCCGCGGGGCGGCGCGCTTTAGGGAAACTGTGTCACGCCTGCGCGCCGGTGCGCCAGCCCTCCAGGCCGCGGCGCCGGTTCAAAGGCCGGCCGCCTCCTCCTCCAGCACCAGACGGTGCAGGGTGGCGAACAATGCGTCGCCGGCCATGCGGGACGGATCAAAGCCGCTGTCCCGCGCGATGCCGCCGAAGCGCCCGGCATCCGCCCGGTCACCGCCCACAAAGGCCATGGACCATGTCTCAAAGGCCCGGCCCTCCACCGCGCCGAAGCCGAGCAGGGACACGTCG includes the following:
- a CDS encoding AMP-binding protein — translated: MAARDFDALPRMPANHVPLTPTLFTERSAAAFPDRVAVIHGAQRFTWREHRDRCVRLASALARRGIGRGDTVAVLLPNTPAMVECHTGVPMSGAVLGAINTRLDAETIAYILDHGEAKLVIVDRELAPLLGAALALCTVRPPVIEVDDPEAPFPHTLGGEDYEALLASGDADFAWPLPADEWDAIALNYTSGTTGRPKGVVYHHRGAHLSAIGDILACQMAGPPTYLWTLPMFHCNGWCFPWVVAALSGTHVCLRAVRGPAMWEAIAAHRVTHMCGAPIVLATLLDMPGRPALAAPLRFMVAGAPPPEAVLAKAAEAGVQVVHIYGLTECYGPAVVNEWKPEDDALDGPARAALMARQGQRYVTLEALDVFGPGDTPVPADGTTMGEVVMRGNMVAKGYLKDLPATAKAFSGGWFRTGDLGVKHPDGSMQVRDRAKDIIISGGENISSIEVEDALYRHPAVAVAAVIAVPDDKWGEVPCAFVELRPDADATEAELLDFVRGRLARFKVPKRVVFGEVPKTSTGKLQKAKLREAARG